The Oncorhynchus keta strain PuntledgeMale-10-30-2019 chromosome 17, Oket_V2, whole genome shotgun sequence genome has a window encoding:
- the LOC118395744 gene encoding PHD and RING finger domain-containing protein 1-like isoform X4, producing the protein MDEEDNQDELINRNASHRKDKRPAVWAISDEDSDEGGEESEGASDSGEEEEDFLDGEEEEEEDDSDDGEEDDVVEGAVGGASTDLAGLSSDEDTEKCPICLNSFHSQPVATPESCEHYFCLDCILEWSKNANSCPVDRIVFNNIYLRKCYGGKVQKMITVQKPVKEGQEEVIDLELEQTSCEVCGGSDREDRLLLCDGCDAGYHMECLTPPLDAVPVEEWFCPECQANNRRSRGSVEEQSNTESLSSARPTTSRSRLPAAGPTRAIARTQQSERVRASVNHHRITQARIAQISPSFLMPQTTWLDETINAVVAGLNTAVYIRNLTPRVPSSRRRRTVRRRKGQSKRSATGGKGKAAGTGVRRRKRRVRRTKSRRKLVVKKEATSRGRIARSLGIGKPKRGSSLPSVYQPSQTTLGSMRADIGAASLSVYGDPYDLDPFTSRDGDEEEQASATSSLLEAKRRGLSRSALLSHQPVARPITAGLSSCRWGSSLPQLEEVAEVAPVPDLLGSILSGQSMLLMDSSDVVINRDGSLKAIKPVGLSSSMPSSSRSSSSGESVTQLHSEMSPTTAASSLCLPINGDLVAGPCLSPLTPSSPHSATYPTPILSHPHVPAPCRPSPGHSHWEDTGVLPPHGSQRAATSTPTPDSHSRGRENVPPQPQAKKAAAKPVWEAPVLVTNGNASRGGSSGSSGSSSSSSANGSGSNSLPDACVNSLGGNRGRQQSVDQQQGRTEGQRPDRAGPSSGFSSSFSSSFSSSDSPSNPARTSSSASSTVCFRINASSVWHARKLSKASAIVAAGNCLEPASPEEEEAKRKREERRKKHNLLTSSHTPVKEEKEEGDIYDPFHPTGSDSEAESHAGGKPTMVHKEGPSQQVKEGPSQQVKEGPSQQVKEGPSQQVKEGPSQQVKEGPSQQVKEGPSQQVKEGASQQVKEGASQQVKEGASQQVKEGASQQVKEGASQQVKALSLERDEGSGEGLEVKREPENTAKPGHSPHNPPRSVMTGTSTPLSQSQVHLKRERNEPGGEKGQHSQTGNRREPQNQQTTPSLSSLASSHHRNRMVKTEIKSEPQDSPSRSPSRSKSHSRPPGQGRKTSKGRGSSMERRSASNSPEAGRRRGDKALDQAGRKRRYEGGRRGDKGRESSRRSGSRERRRTRSPSDSSISDISERSRRKKRRSRSPSKDRRRSRSWSGSSSRERSKRKKQRRGSRERNEGRGSEREKGRPSKDKKRDCSQSRSRSRSRSRERRKDHFRSQPSSSRSKDRVEVRSKDRKRPKSRSRSRERRKEEGSQRPLGSSSTTTFNKLEEQKEKKKVQVLPRVPLKEESETKEERKEREIKQQMLSSGLKSLSVLSASEVKKESDSNDRTERLVSLSTKLLNESMLLKEIKKEKPAFDMLEESLDSKPIKKEKPLSTFSTVKDLQQHKEIEKEHPSALIKEACAGSTSDIADQKDQALKETITTEPIWPELPQHLTSNIPVPPTQTGQSSPSFSTLSTHLVLAPPQAAESIASQQGTPSLIPPVPEALTETPPLVQPISVNPEKHEVEEPSDDDMDVDMMLDSLDYVKTEPGGESGEAGVKQEKEGEGEKGKTGGELVPVTAGAKVKPSVKRVTWNLQEPEGPQPEKTGTKLSLYKLKLKQEGARRPASSAQASSQEAPLGATSLTDPKVQSTKRGSVSITLPSAISSSSSLTNVALSKPGQEEPNEDLGEDDVSRNDKYIKKLHMQERAIEEVKLAIKPFYQKRDITKDEYKDIVRKAVQKVCHSKSGAINPVKVANLVKAYVDKYKHSRKYRKVEDGGKTQEAEMDRTNDPETP; encoded by the exons ATGGATGAAGAAGACAACCAGGATGAGCTGATCAACCGGAATGCCTCACACAGAAAAGATAAAAGGCCTGCAGTATGGGCAATTTCAG ATGAAGACAGCGATGAAGGTGGGGAGGAATCTGAGGGAGCTTCTGacagtggtgaggaggaggaagacttcctcgatggagaggaggaagaagaggaggatgacagtGATG ATGGAGAAGAGGACGATGTGGTAGAGGGTGCGGTGGGGGGAGCGTCTACTGACTTGGCAGGTCTGAGCTCAGACGAGGACACTGAGAAATGCCCCATCTGCCTAAACTCCTTCCACAGCCAGCCCGTGGCCACGCCAGAGAGCTGCGAACACTACTTCTGCCTCGACTGCATCCTGGAGTGGTCCAAG AATGCAAACTCCTGTCCTGTGGACAGAATAGTCTTCAATAACATCTACCTGAGAAAATGTTATGGAGGGAAAGTGCAGAAAATG ATCACAGTGCAGAAACCAGTGAAGGAGGGCCAGGAGGAGGTGATCGACCTGGAGCTGGAACAGACTAGCTGCGAGGTGTGTGGAGGGAGTGACCGTGAAGACCGCCTGCTGCTCTGTGACGGCTGTGATGCTGG GTACCACATGGAGTGCCTGACCCCCCCGCTGGATGCTGTCCCTGTGGAGGAATGGTTCTGCCCAGAGTGTCAAGCCAACAACCGCCGTTCAA GGGGTTCAGTGGAAGAGCAGAGCAACACGGAGAGTCTGAGCAGCGCCCGTCCCACAACCAGCCGCTCCCGCCTCCCTGCGGCAGGCCCCACCCGGGCCATTGCCCGCACCCAGCAGAGTGAGAGGGTCCGCGCCAGTGTCAACCACCACCGCATCACCCAGGCACGCATTGCACAG ATCTCCCCCAGCTTTCTGATGCCACAGACCACCTGGCTGGATGAGACTATCAATGCAGTGGTGGCTGGACTCAACACAGCTGTGTACATACGGAACCTCACACCCCGCGTTCCATCCAGTCGACGACGCAGGACAG TAAGGCGCAGGAAAGGCCAGAGTAAGAGGTCTGCCACGGGTGGTAAGGGCAAAGCTGCAGGCAccggggtgaggaggaggaaacGGCGAGTGAGGAGGACCAAGTCCAGAAGGAAACTG GTGGTGAAAAAGGAAGCTACGTCACGTGGTCGTATAGCCCGTAGCCTCGGGATAGGGAAGCCCAAACGGGGCTCGTCCCTTCCCTCTGTGTACCAACCTTCACAAACCACTCTGGGCAGTATGAGGGCTGACATAGGAGCTGCTTCGCTCTCTGTCTATGGAGACCCCTACGATCTGGACCCCTTCACTAGCAG GGATGGTGATGAGGAGGAGCAAGCCTCGGCCACGTCATCACTGCTGGAGGCCAAGAGGCGTGGCTTATCTCGCTCTGCACTCCTCTCACACCAGCCTGTGGCTCGACCAATCACTGCTGGCCTCTCTAG TTGTAGGTGGGGCTCGAGCCTTCCCCAGTTGGAGGAGGTCGCAGAGGTGGCCCCAGTGCCTGACCTGCTGGGCAGCATCCTATCAGGGCAGAGCATGCTTCTGATGGACAGCTCAGACGTAGTCATTAACAGAGATGGATCCCTCAAGGCTATCAAACCAG TGGGTTTGTCGTCATCCATGCCCAGCAGCAGTAGGAGCAGCAGCTCTGGTGAATCAGTAACCCAGCTCCACTCAGAGATGTCCCCTACCACAGCAGCCAGCTCCCTTTGTCTCCCCATTAATGGAGACCTGGTAGCAGGACCCTGCCTgtcccctctcaccccttcatCCCCCCACTCGGCCACTTATCCAACTCCCATCCTGAGTCACCCACACGTCCCTGCCCCCTGTAGACCTAGTCCTGGACACAGCCACTGGGAGGACACCGGTGTACTACCCCCCCATGGGAGCCAGAGGGCTGCCACCTCCACTCCtaccccagactctcactccagAGGTAGGGAGAATGTGCCACCACAGCCCCAGGCTAAGAAGGCCGCTGCTAAACCAGTATGGGAAGCACCAGTATTGGTGACGAATGGCAATGCCAGCAGAgggggtagtagtggtagtagtggtagtagtagtagtagcagtgctaatggtagtggtagtaatagctTGCCTGATGCCTGTGTGAACAGCCTGGGTGGGAACAGGGGCAGGCAGCAAAGTGTGGACCAGCAGCAGggcaggacagagggacagagaccagacagagcaGGCCCTTCCTCAGGCTTCTCCAGCTCCTTCTCCTCTTCGTTCTCCTCTTCTGATTCTCCATCTAACCCTGCCCGTACCTCTTCATCAGCATCATCCACGGTGTGCTTCCGGATCAACGCCAGCTCTGTCTGGCACGCCAGAAAGCTTAGCAAGGCTTCTGCAATTGTTGCAGCTGGAAACTGTCTAGAACCAGCGTCTCCGGAGGAAGAGGAGgcaaagaggaaaagagaggagcgCAGGAAGAAACACAATCTACTGACGTCCTCACACACACCGgtcaaagaggagaaggaagagggggaTATATACGATCCCTTCCATCCAACCGGCTCAGACAGCGAAGCAGAGAGCCATGCTGGGGGGAAACCAACCATGGTGCACAAGGAAGGTCCCAGCCAGCAGGTGAAGGAAGGTCCCAGCCAGCAGGTGAAGGAAGGTCCCAGCCAGCAG GTGAAGGAAGGTCCCAGCCAGCAGGTGAAGGAAGGTCCCAGCCAGCAGGTGAAGGAAGGTCCCAGCCAGCAGGTGAAGGAAGGTCCCAGCCAGCAGGTGAAGGAAGGTGCCAGCCAGCAGGTGAAGGAAGGTGCCAGCCAGCAGGTGAAGGAAGGTGCCAGCCAGCAGGTGAAGGAAGGTGCCAGCCAGCAGGTGAAGGAAGGTGCCAGCCAGCAGGTGAAAGCCCTGTCACTGGAGAGGGATGAGGGCTCAGGAGAAGGTCTGGAGGTGAAGAGGGAGCCAGAGAACACTGCAAAGCCTGGTCACAGTCCTCACAACCCACCCAGGTCTGTGATGACTGGCACCAGCACACCTCTGTCCCAGAGCCAGGTCCATCtgaagagggagaggaatgagCCAGGGGGTGAGAAAGGGCAGCACAGCCAGACTGGCAACCGTagagagccccagaaccagcagACTACTCCTTCCTTATCCAGCTTAGCCTCCAGCCACCACAGAAACAGGATGGTGAAGACTGAGATAAAgtcagagccccaggacagcccCTCCAGGTCCCCATCCAGGTCTAAATCACACTCCAGGCCCCCAGGCCAGGGGAGGAAAACATCCAAAGGCAGGGGGTCTTCCATGGAGCGGCGGTCTGCCTCAAACAGTCCAGAGGCAGGCAGGAGGAGGGGAGACAAGGCCCTGgaccaggcagggaggaagagacGTTATGAGGGGGgtaggagaggagacaaggggcgAGAGAGTTCTAGGCGTTCGGGAtcgagggagaggagaaggactcGGTCCCCGTCAGACAGCTCTATTTCTGATATCTCTGAGAGGTCTCGCAGGAAGAAGAGACGGTCACGTTCTCCCTCCAAAGACAGGAGGCGCTCCAG GTCATGGTCAGGCTCCAGCAGTAGAGAGCGGTCCAAGAGGAAAAAGCagaggagggggagcagggagaggaacgagggcagagggagtgaaagagagaagggTCGCCCGTCAAAGGACAAGAAGCGTGATTGCTCGCAGTCTCGCTCACGTTCCCGTTCCaggtccagggagaggaggaaagaccaCTTCCGATCACAACCATCATCCTCCAGATCAAAGGACAGGGTTGAGGTGCGGTCGAAAGACCGGAAGAGGCCGAAGTCTAGGTCGCgatccagagagaggaggaaagaagaggggTCACAGAGACCACTAGGGTCTTCCTCAACCACCACCTTCAATAAGCTagaagaacagaaagagaagaaAAAGGTACAAGTTCTCCCCCGCGTCCCTCTGAAAGAGGAGAGCGAGACtaaagaagagagaaaagagcgaGAGATCAAACAGCAGATGCTTTCCTCAGGACTcaaatctctctctgtcctctctgcctCAGAGGTGAAAAAGGAGAGTGACAGCAatgacagaacagagagacttgtctctctctcaacaaaaCTACTCAATGAGTCTATGCTGCTAAAAGAGATTAAAAAAGAGAAACCTGCCTTTGATATGTTGGAAGAATCACTGGATAGTAAACCAATCAAAAAAGAAAAACCTCTGTCAACATTCAGCACAGTCAAGGACTTACAACAGCACAAGGAGATCGAAAAAGAACACCCTTCCGCCCTCATAAAGGAGGCGTGCGCAGGCTCCACATCAGACATAGCAGATCAAAAAGATCAGGCGTTAAAGGAAACCATCACGACTGAGCCCATCTGGCCTGAGCTGCCTCAACACCTAACCTCCAACATCCCTGTTCCCCCCACCCAAACTGGCCAATCCAGCCCAAGCTTCTCAACACTCAGCACACACCTGGTCCTTGCTCCTCCTCAGGCTGCTGAGAGTATAGCCAGCCAGCAGGGGACCCCATCCCTGATTCCTCCTGTACCAGAGGCCCTCACAGAGACTCCTCCACTAGTCCAACCCATCTCAGTGAACCCAGAGAAGCACGAGGTAGAGGAGCCTTCAGACGATGACATGGACGTGGACATGATGCTGGACAGCCTGGACTATGTGAAGACGGAGCCAGGAGGAGAGAGTGGCGAGGCTGGGGTCAAacaggagaaggaaggagagggggagaaggggaagactgGGGGAGAACTGGTGCCAGTCACGGCAGGTGCCAAGGTCAAACCCTCGGTGAAGAGGGTCACCTGGAACCTGCAGGAGCCAGAGGGGCCACAGCCAGAGAAGACTGGCACTA AGCTGTCCCTCTACAAACTGAAGCTGAAACAGGAGGGAGCTCGCAGACCTGCCTCTTCCGCCCAGGCATCCAGTCAG
- the LOC118395744 gene encoding PHD and RING finger domain-containing protein 1-like isoform X24, translating to MDEEDNQDELINRNASHRKDKRPAVWAISDEDSDEGGEESEGASDSGEEEEDFLDGEEEEEEDDSDDGEEDDVVEGAVGGASTDLAGLSSDEDTEKCPICLNSFHSQPVATPESCEHYFCLDCILEWSKNANSCPVDRIVFNNIYLRKCYGGKVQKMITVQKPVKEGQEEVIDLELEQTSCEVCGGSDREDRLLLCDGCDAGYHMECLTPPLDAVPVEEWFCPECQANNRRSRGSVEEQSNTESLSSARPTTSRSRLPAAGPTRAIARTQQSERVRASVNHHRITQARIAQISPSFLMPQTTWLDETINAVVAGLNTAVYIRNLTPRVPSSRRRRTVRRRKGQSKRSATGGKGKAAGTGVRRRKRRVRRTKSRRKLVVKKEATSRGRIARSLGIGKPKRGSSLPSVYQPSQTTLGSMRADIGAASLSVYGDPYDLDPFTSRDGDEEEQASATSSLLEAKRRGLSRSALLSHQPVARPITAGLSSCRWGSSLPQLEEVAEVAPVPDLLGSILSGQSMLLMDSSDVVINRDGSLKAIKPVGLSSSMPSSSRSSSSGESVTQLHSEMSPTTAASSLCLPINGDLVAGPCLSPLTPSSPHSATYPTPILSHPHVPAPCRPSPGHSHWEDTGVLPPHGSQRAATSTPTPDSHSRGRENVPPQPQAKKAAAKPVWEAPVLVTNGNASRGGSSGSSGSSSSSSANGSGSNSLPDACVNSLGGNRGRQQSVDQQQGRTEGQRPDRAGPSSGFSSSFSSSFSSSDSPSNPARTSSSASSTVCFRINASSVWHARKLSKASAIVAAGNCLEPASPEEEEAKRKREERRKKHNLLTSSHTPVKEEKEEGDIYDPFHPTGSDSEAESHAGGKPTMVHKEGPSQQVKEGPSQQVKEGPSQQVKEGPSQQVKEGPSQQVKEGPSQQVKEGASQQVKEGASQQVKALSLERDEGSGEGLEVKREPENTAKPGHSPHNPPRSVMTGTSTPLSQSQVHLKRERNEPGGEKGQHSQTGNRREPQNQQTTPSLSSLASSHHRNRMVKTEIKSEPQDSPSRSPSRSKSHSRPPGQGRKTSKGRGSSMERRSASNSPEAGRRRGDKALDQAGRKRRYEGGRRGDKGRESSRRSGSRERRRTRSPSDSSISDISERSRRKKRRSRSPSKDRRRSRSWSGSSSRERSKRKKQRRGSRERNEGRGSEREKGRPSKDKKRDCSQSRSRSRSRSRERRKDHFRSQPSSSRSKDRVEVRSKDRKRPKSRSRSRERRKEEGSQRPLGSSSTTTFNKLEEQKEKKKVQVLPRVPLKEESETKEERKEREIKQQMLSSGLKSLSVLSASEVKKESDSNDRTERLVSLSTKLLNESMLLKEIKKEKPAFDMLEESLDSKPIKKEKPLSTFSTVKDLQQHKEIEKEHPSALIKEACAGSTSDIADQKDQALKETITTEPIWPELPQHLTSNIPVPPTQTGQSSPSFSTLSTHLVLAPPQAAESIASQQGTPSLIPPVPEALTETPPLVQPISVNPEKHEVEEPSDDDMDVDMMLDSLDYVKTEPGGESGEAGVKQEKEGEGEKGKTGGELVPVTAGAKVKPSVKRVTWNLQEPEGPQPEKTGTKLSLYKLKLKQEGARRPASSAQASSQEAPLGATSLTDPKVQSTKRGSVSITLPSAISSSSSLTNVALSKPGQEEPNEDLGEDDVSRNDKYIKKLHMQERAIEEVKLAIKPFYQKRDITKDEYKDIVRKAVQKVCHSKSGAINPVKVANLVKAYVDKYKHSRKYRKVEDGGKTQEAEMDRTNDPETP from the exons ATGGATGAAGAAGACAACCAGGATGAGCTGATCAACCGGAATGCCTCACACAGAAAAGATAAAAGGCCTGCAGTATGGGCAATTTCAG ATGAAGACAGCGATGAAGGTGGGGAGGAATCTGAGGGAGCTTCTGacagtggtgaggaggaggaagacttcctcgatggagaggaggaagaagaggaggatgacagtGATG ATGGAGAAGAGGACGATGTGGTAGAGGGTGCGGTGGGGGGAGCGTCTACTGACTTGGCAGGTCTGAGCTCAGACGAGGACACTGAGAAATGCCCCATCTGCCTAAACTCCTTCCACAGCCAGCCCGTGGCCACGCCAGAGAGCTGCGAACACTACTTCTGCCTCGACTGCATCCTGGAGTGGTCCAAG AATGCAAACTCCTGTCCTGTGGACAGAATAGTCTTCAATAACATCTACCTGAGAAAATGTTATGGAGGGAAAGTGCAGAAAATG ATCACAGTGCAGAAACCAGTGAAGGAGGGCCAGGAGGAGGTGATCGACCTGGAGCTGGAACAGACTAGCTGCGAGGTGTGTGGAGGGAGTGACCGTGAAGACCGCCTGCTGCTCTGTGACGGCTGTGATGCTGG GTACCACATGGAGTGCCTGACCCCCCCGCTGGATGCTGTCCCTGTGGAGGAATGGTTCTGCCCAGAGTGTCAAGCCAACAACCGCCGTTCAA GGGGTTCAGTGGAAGAGCAGAGCAACACGGAGAGTCTGAGCAGCGCCCGTCCCACAACCAGCCGCTCCCGCCTCCCTGCGGCAGGCCCCACCCGGGCCATTGCCCGCACCCAGCAGAGTGAGAGGGTCCGCGCCAGTGTCAACCACCACCGCATCACCCAGGCACGCATTGCACAG ATCTCCCCCAGCTTTCTGATGCCACAGACCACCTGGCTGGATGAGACTATCAATGCAGTGGTGGCTGGACTCAACACAGCTGTGTACATACGGAACCTCACACCCCGCGTTCCATCCAGTCGACGACGCAGGACAG TAAGGCGCAGGAAAGGCCAGAGTAAGAGGTCTGCCACGGGTGGTAAGGGCAAAGCTGCAGGCAccggggtgaggaggaggaaacGGCGAGTGAGGAGGACCAAGTCCAGAAGGAAACTG GTGGTGAAAAAGGAAGCTACGTCACGTGGTCGTATAGCCCGTAGCCTCGGGATAGGGAAGCCCAAACGGGGCTCGTCCCTTCCCTCTGTGTACCAACCTTCACAAACCACTCTGGGCAGTATGAGGGCTGACATAGGAGCTGCTTCGCTCTCTGTCTATGGAGACCCCTACGATCTGGACCCCTTCACTAGCAG GGATGGTGATGAGGAGGAGCAAGCCTCGGCCACGTCATCACTGCTGGAGGCCAAGAGGCGTGGCTTATCTCGCTCTGCACTCCTCTCACACCAGCCTGTGGCTCGACCAATCACTGCTGGCCTCTCTAG TTGTAGGTGGGGCTCGAGCCTTCCCCAGTTGGAGGAGGTCGCAGAGGTGGCCCCAGTGCCTGACCTGCTGGGCAGCATCCTATCAGGGCAGAGCATGCTTCTGATGGACAGCTCAGACGTAGTCATTAACAGAGATGGATCCCTCAAGGCTATCAAACCAG TGGGTTTGTCGTCATCCATGCCCAGCAGCAGTAGGAGCAGCAGCTCTGGTGAATCAGTAACCCAGCTCCACTCAGAGATGTCCCCTACCACAGCAGCCAGCTCCCTTTGTCTCCCCATTAATGGAGACCTGGTAGCAGGACCCTGCCTgtcccctctcaccccttcatCCCCCCACTCGGCCACTTATCCAACTCCCATCCTGAGTCACCCACACGTCCCTGCCCCCTGTAGACCTAGTCCTGGACACAGCCACTGGGAGGACACCGGTGTACTACCCCCCCATGGGAGCCAGAGGGCTGCCACCTCCACTCCtaccccagactctcactccagAGGTAGGGAGAATGTGCCACCACAGCCCCAGGCTAAGAAGGCCGCTGCTAAACCAGTATGGGAAGCACCAGTATTGGTGACGAATGGCAATGCCAGCAGAgggggtagtagtggtagtagtggtagtagtagtagtagcagtgctaatggtagtggtagtaatagctTGCCTGATGCCTGTGTGAACAGCCTGGGTGGGAACAGGGGCAGGCAGCAAAGTGTGGACCAGCAGCAGggcaggacagagggacagagaccagacagagcaGGCCCTTCCTCAGGCTTCTCCAGCTCCTTCTCCTCTTCGTTCTCCTCTTCTGATTCTCCATCTAACCCTGCCCGTACCTCTTCATCAGCATCATCCACGGTGTGCTTCCGGATCAACGCCAGCTCTGTCTGGCACGCCAGAAAGCTTAGCAAGGCTTCTGCAATTGTTGCAGCTGGAAACTGTCTAGAACCAGCGTCTCCGGAGGAAGAGGAGgcaaagaggaaaagagaggagcgCAGGAAGAAACACAATCTACTGACGTCCTCACACACACCGgtcaaagaggagaaggaagagggggaTATATACGATCCCTTCCATCCAACCGGCTCAGACAGCGAAGCAGAGAGCCATGCTGGGGGGAAACCAACCATGGTGCACAAGGAAGGTCCCAGCCAGCAGGTGAAGGAAGGTCCCAGCCAGCAG GTGAAGGAAGGTCCCAGCCAGCAGGTGAAGGAAGGTCCCAGCCAGCAGGTGAAGGAAGGTCCCAGCCAGCAGGTGAAGGAAGGTCCCAGCCAGCAG GTGAAGGAAGGTGCCAGCCAGCAGGTGAAGGAAGGTGCCAGCCAGCAGGTGAAAGCCCTGTCACTGGAGAGGGATGAGGGCTCAGGAGAAGGTCTGGAGGTGAAGAGGGAGCCAGAGAACACTGCAAAGCCTGGTCACAGTCCTCACAACCCACCCAGGTCTGTGATGACTGGCACCAGCACACCTCTGTCCCAGAGCCAGGTCCATCtgaagagggagaggaatgagCCAGGGGGTGAGAAAGGGCAGCACAGCCAGACTGGCAACCGTagagagccccagaaccagcagACTACTCCTTCCTTATCCAGCTTAGCCTCCAGCCACCACAGAAACAGGATGGTGAAGACTGAGATAAAgtcagagccccaggacagcccCTCCAGGTCCCCATCCAGGTCTAAATCACACTCCAGGCCCCCAGGCCAGGGGAGGAAAACATCCAAAGGCAGGGGGTCTTCCATGGAGCGGCGGTCTGCCTCAAACAGTCCAGAGGCAGGCAGGAGGAGGGGAGACAAGGCCCTGgaccaggcagggaggaagagacGTTATGAGGGGGgtaggagaggagacaaggggcgAGAGAGTTCTAGGCGTTCGGGAtcgagggagaggagaaggactcGGTCCCCGTCAGACAGCTCTATTTCTGATATCTCTGAGAGGTCTCGCAGGAAGAAGAGACGGTCACGTTCTCCCTCCAAAGACAGGAGGCGCTCCAG GTCATGGTCAGGCTCCAGCAGTAGAGAGCGGTCCAAGAGGAAAAAGCagaggagggggagcagggagaggaacgagggcagagggagtgaaagagagaagggTCGCCCGTCAAAGGACAAGAAGCGTGATTGCTCGCAGTCTCGCTCACGTTCCCGTTCCaggtccagggagaggaggaaagaccaCTTCCGATCACAACCATCATCCTCCAGATCAAAGGACAGGGTTGAGGTGCGGTCGAAAGACCGGAAGAGGCCGAAGTCTAGGTCGCgatccagagagaggaggaaagaagaggggTCACAGAGACCACTAGGGTCTTCCTCAACCACCACCTTCAATAAGCTagaagaacagaaagagaagaaAAAGGTACAAGTTCTCCCCCGCGTCCCTCTGAAAGAGGAGAGCGAGACtaaagaagagagaaaagagcgaGAGATCAAACAGCAGATGCTTTCCTCAGGACTcaaatctctctctgtcctctctgcctCAGAGGTGAAAAAGGAGAGTGACAGCAatgacagaacagagagacttgtctctctctcaacaaaaCTACTCAATGAGTCTATGCTGCTAAAAGAGATTAAAAAAGAGAAACCTGCCTTTGATATGTTGGAAGAATCACTGGATAGTAAACCAATCAAAAAAGAAAAACCTCTGTCAACATTCAGCACAGTCAAGGACTTACAACAGCACAAGGAGATCGAAAAAGAACACCCTTCCGCCCTCATAAAGGAGGCGTGCGCAGGCTCCACATCAGACATAGCAGATCAAAAAGATCAGGCGTTAAAGGAAACCATCACGACTGAGCCCATCTGGCCTGAGCTGCCTCAACACCTAACCTCCAACATCCCTGTTCCCCCCACCCAAACTGGCCAATCCAGCCCAAGCTTCTCAACACTCAGCACACACCTGGTCCTTGCTCCTCCTCAGGCTGCTGAGAGTATAGCCAGCCAGCAGGGGACCCCATCCCTGATTCCTCCTGTACCAGAGGCCCTCACAGAGACTCCTCCACTAGTCCAACCCATCTCAGTGAACCCAGAGAAGCACGAGGTAGAGGAGCCTTCAGACGATGACATGGACGTGGACATGATGCTGGACAGCCTGGACTATGTGAAGACGGAGCCAGGAGGAGAGAGTGGCGAGGCTGGGGTCAAacaggagaaggaaggagagggggagaaggggaagactgGGGGAGAACTGGTGCCAGTCACGGCAGGTGCCAAGGTCAAACCCTCGGTGAAGAGGGTCACCTGGAACCTGCAGGAGCCAGAGGGGCCACAGCCAGAGAAGACTGGCACTA AGCTGTCCCTCTACAAACTGAAGCTGAAACAGGAGGGAGCTCGCAGACCTGCCTCTTCCGCCCAGGCATCCAGTCAG